A region from the Drosophila bipectinata strain 14024-0381.07 chromosome 3R, DbipHiC1v2, whole genome shotgun sequence genome encodes:
- the LOC108122560 gene encoding uncharacterized protein, translated as MPVAAIIFNRFKQHSNLNHTCPYSEAVVFKLTNAVCVSYNETWFLFHHCRLKAVSRNKVVLNLNGTVLHPVHKINVHAKIFKRENGYKPWLIETKVDVCRFVVTSYDPFSKLVFNLFKEFSNFDHPCPFMGLQYVMGFYLRPELLILPFPSGDYMLMLRWFFHNKLTFDTNVSFVFTEDLHG; from the exons ATGCCGGTAGCTGCCATCATTTTCAACAGGTTCAAACAGCATTCTAATTTAAACCATACTTGTCCTTACTCG GAAGCCGTGGTCTTTAAGTTGACCAACGCCGTCTGTGTGAGCTATAACGAGACCTGGTTCCTTTTCCATCATTGTCGTCTGAAGGCAGTTAGTCGAAACAAGGTTGTTTTAAACCTTAATGGAACTGTTCTTCATCCCGTCCATAAAATCAATGTTCACGCAAAGATATTTAAACGAGAAAACGGCTACAAGCCATGGCTAATTGAGACGAAAGTAGATGTCTGTCGATTTGTCGTCACAAGTTATGACCCATTTTCAAAACTAGTATTTAATCTATTTaaggaattttcaaactttgATCACCCCTGCCCTTTTATG GGCCTGCAGTATGTGATGGGATTTTATTTAAGACCTGAATTATTAATTCTACCTTTTCCCAGCGGCGATTACATGCTGATGTTGAGGTGGTTTTTTCACAACAAGCTTACTTTTGACACAAATGTTAGTTTTGTGTTCACCGAGGATCTTCACggttga
- the LOC108122566 gene encoding uncharacterized protein — translation MWSRVIIGILGEFFILFNPQCEGLVFKFTNVVCKSHNQSWFVFHYCRLKAVSRERVVLNINATALHPAYDITFKVIIFKKANGYKPWILQGTIDGCRYMRKPYNPVIRIVFDLFKEFSNINHTCPFVGPQVVKDFYLRPEVLRLPFPSGDYMMSGQWYFDKKPQFDTNVSFMYTEDLLKRS, via the exons ATGTGGTCGAGGGTCATTATTGGAATATTAGGAgaattttttatacttttcaaCCCACAATGT GAGGGCCTCGTATTTAAGTTTACCAACGTCGTCTGCAAGAGTCACAACCAGTCGTGGTTTGTATTTCATTATTGTCGTCTAAAGGCAGTTAGCCGTGAAAGGGTTGTGCTTAACATAAATGCAACGGCTCTCCACCCGGCATATGATATAACCTTTAAGGTCATCATTTTCAAAAAGGCCAATGGCTATAAGCCGTGGATTCTGCAGGGAACTATCGACGGGTGCCGGTACATGCGCAAGCCATACAATCCCGTCATAAGAATAGTCTTCGATCTGTTTAAGGAGTTTTCCAACATTAATCACACCTGCCCTTTTGTG GGTCCTCAGGTGGTCAAGGACTTTTATTTGAGGCCGGAAGTGTTGCGGTTGCCCTTTCCTTCTGGAGATTACATGATGAGTGGCCAGTGGTACTTTGACAAGAAGCCCCAATTCGATACTAATGTTAGCTTCATGTACACCGAAGACCTCCTCAAGAGATCTTAA
- the LOC108122565 gene encoding uncharacterized protein, with amino-acid sequence MQEAVVFKFTNFQCESYNRSWFVFHECRLRAISRTKVILNMNGTILYPANRILTQFILYKRDNGYKPWLVNVRIDTCRFVKQNYNPVAKIIFSLFQEFSNINHTCPYMGPQILQGFYLRPEKLIRPLPNGDYMLAIIWNFDRRPQFDTNISFTFAEDLSKTNNKHYI; translated from the exons ATGCAGGAGGCAGTTGTGTTCAAGTTCACAAACTTTCAATGTGAAAGCTACAATCGATCTTGGTTCGTGTTCCACGAATGTCGCCTGAGAGCCATAAGTCGCACTAAAGTCATTTTGAATATGAACGGGACAATCCTTTATCCAGCCAATAGGATCCTAACCCAATTCATATTGTATAAAAGGGATAATGGGTACAAGCCTTGGCTGGTAAACGTCCGAATCGATACCTGCAGATTCGTAAAACAAAACTACAATCCGGTAGCAAAAATCATTTTCAGCTTATTCCAGGAATTCTCAAATATTAATCACACTTGTCCATACATG GGACCTCAGATACTTCAGGGTTTCTATTTGAGGCCTGAAAAATTAATTCGTCCCTTACCAAATGGTGATTATATGTTGGCTATTATATGGAATTTCGATCGGAGACCTCAATTTGACACGAATATTAGTTTCACCTTTGCAGAGGATCTTtccaaaacaaataataaacattatatataa
- the LOC108122563 gene encoding uncharacterized protein isoform X1, whose amino-acid sequence MRFIFLYFAILLVFQIRRSLFSEAVVFKFTNFVCLSYNESWFIFHNCRLKAVSRDKVILNMNGTILHPANSIAAHAKVFKKANGYKPWLFETKVDVCRFVKKSYDPFGKIVYGLFKEFSNMNHTCPYADAVVFKMTNAVCVSYNETWFIFHHCRLKAVSRNKVVLNLNGTVLHPVHKINVHAKIFKRENGYKPWLIETKVDVCRFVVTSYDPFSKLVFNLFKEFSNFDHPCPFMGLQYVMGFYLRPELLILPIPSGDYMLMLRWFFHNKLTFDTNVSFVFTENLHA is encoded by the exons ATGCGGttcatatttttgtattttgctaTATTGTTGGTTTTTCAAATAAGGAGGTCCCTATTTAGT GAAGCCGTGGTGTTCAAGTTTACAAACTTTGTATGTTTGAGCTACAATGAATCCTGGTTCATCTTTCATAACTGCCGGCTGAAGGCAGTCAGTCGGGATAAGGTGATCTTGAACATGAACGGAACCATTCTTCATCCGGCGAACTCCATCGCGGCCCACGCCAAGGTATTCAAAAAGGCCAATGGATATAAGCCATGGTTATTTGAAACTAAAGTTGATGTCTGTCGATTTGTGAAGAAAAGTTATGATCCTTTCGGCAAAATTGTTTATGGTCTCTTCAAAGAATTTTCCAATATGAACCACACCTGTCCATACGCg GATGCCGTAGTCTTTAAGATGACCAACGCCGTCTGTGTGAGCTATAACGAGACCTGGTTCATTTTCCATCACTGTCGTCTAAAGGCAGTTAGTCGAAACAAGGTTGTTTTAAACCTTAATGGAACTGTTCTTCATCCCGTCCATAAAATCAATGTTCACGCAAAGATATTTAAACGAGAAAACGGTTACAAGCCATGGCTAATTGAGACGAAAGTAGATGTCTGTCGATTTGTCGTTACAAGTTATGACCCATTTTCAAAACTAGTATTTAATCTATTTaaggaattttcaaactttgATCATCCCTGCCCTTTTATG GGCCTGCAGTATGTGATGGGATTTTATTTAAGACctgaattattaattttacctATTCCCAGCGGCGATTACATGCTGATGTTGAGGTGGTTTTTCCACAACAAGCTTACTTTTGACACAAATGTTAGTTTTGTGTTCACGGAGAATCTTCACGCTTGA
- the LOC108122616 gene encoding uncharacterized protein → MGSKFKFTNLVCDSVNPSWLEIHLCRLKAIRRDKTVLNFNATLLQTVKKAWIHGQMFKKANGWKPWLYNISLDGCRFARKPYVPVAALVFSMFKDNSNFNHTCPYSGSVYVMGVHIFPETIPVPLPSGDYLILIKWYLSNSRNLSTDLVISSGIYFSFEE, encoded by the exons ATGGGATCCAAGTTTAAGTTCACCAATTTAGTGTGCGACTCGGTGAACCCATCTTGGTTGGAAATTCACCTATGTCGGTTGAAGGCCATCCGAAGGGACAAGACCGTACTTAACTTCAACGCGACCCTCCTGCAAACCGTCAAAAAGGCTTGGATTCACGGGCAAATGTTCAAAAAAGCCAATGGCTGGAAGCCTTGGCTGTACAATATCTCCCTGGATGGTTGCCGATTCGCCCGAAAACCCTATGTGCCAGTTGCAGCCCTCGTTTTCAGCATGTTCAAGGACAATTCGAATTTTAATCATACGTGTCCCTACTCG GGCTCCGTGTATGTTATGGGTGTTCACATTTTCCCAGAGACAATCCCAGTTCCACTTCCCTCTGGGGATTAcctaatattaattaaatggtACTTGTCTAATAGTCGAAACTTGTCCACAGATCTTGTAATCTCCTCGGGAATTTACTTTTCGTTCGAAGAATAG
- the LOC108122563 gene encoding uncharacterized protein isoform X2 — MESPIVFIGLFVILFFVSHLNKNDAVVFKMTNAVCVSYNETWFIFHHCRLKAVSRNKVVLNLNGTVLHPVHKINVHAKIFKRENGYKPWLIETKVDVCRFVVTSYDPFSKLVFNLFKEFSNFDHPCPFMGLQYVMGFYLRPELLILPIPSGDYMLMLRWFFHNKLTFDTNVSFVFTENLHA; from the exons ATGGAAAGTCCTATAGTCTTCATAGGATTATTTGTGATTCTATTTTTCGTTAGTCATCTGAATAAAAAT GATGCCGTAGTCTTTAAGATGACCAACGCCGTCTGTGTGAGCTATAACGAGACCTGGTTCATTTTCCATCACTGTCGTCTAAAGGCAGTTAGTCGAAACAAGGTTGTTTTAAACCTTAATGGAACTGTTCTTCATCCCGTCCATAAAATCAATGTTCACGCAAAGATATTTAAACGAGAAAACGGTTACAAGCCATGGCTAATTGAGACGAAAGTAGATGTCTGTCGATTTGTCGTTACAAGTTATGACCCATTTTCAAAACTAGTATTTAATCTATTTaaggaattttcaaactttgATCATCCCTGCCCTTTTATG GGCCTGCAGTATGTGATGGGATTTTATTTAAGACctgaattattaattttacctATTCCCAGCGGCGATTACATGCTGATGTTGAGGTGGTTTTTCCACAACAAGCTTACTTTTGACACAAATGTTAGTTTTGTGTTCACGGAGAATCTTCACGCTTGA
- the LOC108122615 gene encoding uncharacterized protein encodes MGTCKTILVLFLALYFVADEYKINAAKFKFTNFVCDSVNPFWVEIYQCRLKAIRRDKTILNFNATLLQTIRKAKIHGQMFKRANGWKPWLYNISVDGCRFVRNPYVPVAALVFSIFKDNSNFNHSCPYSGIVYVMGVHVFPETIPVPLPSGDYLILLKWYFSNSRNISTELVLSTGIYFSFDE; translated from the exons ATGGGAACGTGCAAAACAATTTTGGTTCTTTTTCTGGCTTTATATTTTGTAGCCGATGAGTACAAAATC AATGCAGCCAAATTCAAGTTTACCAACTTTGTGTGTGACTCAGTGAACCCATTTTGGGTGGAGATCTACCAATGTCGATTAAAGGCCATTCGAAGGGACAAGACCATACTCAACTTCAACGCGACCCTCTTGCAAACCATCAGAAAAGCCAAGATTCACGGACAAATGTTCAAAAGAGCCAATGGCTGGAAGCCCTGGCTCTATAATATATCTGTGGATGGTTGCAGATTTGTGCGGAATCCCTATGTGCCAGTAGCTGCCCTCGtctttagtatttttaaggACAATTCCAATTTCAATCATTCCTGTCCCTACTCG ggcATCGTTTATGTCATGGGTGTGCACGTGTTCCCGGAAACAATCCCAGTTCCTCTTCCCTCTGGGGATTACTTAATTTTACTTAAATGGTACTTTTCTAATAGCCGAAATATTTCCACCGAATTGGTCCTTTCCACgggaatttatttttcatttgacGAATAG